CGTAGTCGAGCTGCAAAATATCTTTGAGCGCCTCGTAGAGTTGATCGGGGACGACCGCCGGCTCGCCCAGAGAGACGAACGGGGAGGCATAAATGACGCCGTTTTCGGCGAAGACGTCGCGCTCCTTGAGGAATCCCGCTTTGATATTCTCCGGTCCGGCCATGACGCGCGTGCAGGTGAGTGTGTCCAGCACGTGACCCCGGAGAAACGACGGCAACGAGTAGATCATCGGGCTCAGGAGAATGTCAATCTTTTTCTTCAATCCGAAGAGCAACTCCCCGTAGTGGCCGCTGATGCACTTGACGGGATAACAACAGTCAACCGTGCCGCGCCCTTTGCCGAACTCTCGATACTGCTCTTCAGAGGTGTCGGAGCTGAAGATGATATTTTCCGGGGCGATGCCCAGCGCCGTCAAAAAGCCCACCCAGAACTGGTGCGTGCTCCAGATATTGAGCACCTTGGGGATGCCCACGCGCAGCCGCGAGCGATCTTTAGGCGGCGGTGCGGCGGAACGCTTCTTTCCGAACCAGGTCAGCGATATTGGGATAGGCATTCTTGGTCCTCTCCATCTCTTCTTTAATGACGCGCATTTCGTTGGCGTCTTCGACCAGTCCCTTGGGGCAGGAGTTATTGACGATGACGCGTTCCCAGCCTTCGGGCAGCGGCACTTTGCTCCAGGGGCGTCCCTTGCCTCCGGGCAGCTCCACGTCAATGAAACTGCGCTGGCAATTGACCGGACACCACTTGCAGACGGTGTCGGGCGAGGTCGTCGTCTTATAGGTCAGATTCTCGATGATGTCGAATCCCCGGAAGCGCGTGCGCCCGCCCGCCTGCCACCATTCCAAAGCGACGAGCGCCGCGCCGATGGCTCCCGCTTCCCCGGAGTAGGGATGCACGACGATCTCCGCATCCGGCACCTTCGACTTGATGAAATCCACCTGGGTTTTCACCACGGCCAGGTTCTTGTGGGTTCCGCCCTGGAGGATGTACTTTTTGCCCACCTGGGCGAGATTGTTGAGCCCGCCGGCGTAAATCCAGACGTTGAGCGGGAGGATGGCACAGAGTCCGGCGAGAATCTCCTCCGCCTGCCAGCCTTTGCGCTGCTGATTGACGATATCGCTCTGAAGGAAGACCCCGCAGCCCATCGTCAACTGCGGCACCGCCTGGGCGAGGAATGCCTTCTCGGCAATGGCTTCCAGCGGGATGCCGAATCGCTCGGCCACGCCCTGAAGGAAGGCTCCATTTCCCGACGAGCATTGCGAGTTCAAGCGGAAGTCGGAGACCGTTCCATTGCGCAGGATCATGATCTTGACGTCAACGCCTCCGACATCGCAGATGCAGTCGGCGTCGGGGAAGAAATGGAGTCCGGCAGTGGCGTGAGCGATCGTCTCGACGACGGCGCAATCGGCGCCGATGATGTCCTTGAGCAGGTCTTTGCCGTAGCCGGTGATGCCGACGGCCAGAATCTCGCGTCCGGCGAGCGCGTCTTTGATCTGGCGGAAGAGAGCCTTGGCATCCTCGATGGGATTGCCTTTGCTCAGGGCATAGCAGGAGAAAACCATCTCCTTATCAGGCGTCAGGCAGACGGCTTTGGCCGTGGTCGAACCGAAATCGCAGCCCACGATGACGGCGGTCACCTGATCCATCGAGCGCCGGGGAACCGGTTGGTGACTGGTGGCGGCCTGAGGGGAAAGCACGCCATGTCCGTTCCCTTTCCCGTTGCCCCCGCCGTATTTGATCTTGAAGGAAGCCAGCTCCTCGGGCGTCGCCCACAGTCCCCGACGCCCCTCTCTCTTTTTCTCCTCGTACTGCCCCTCCTCGATCCACCAGCGGAGGCGGTCGGTCCCCTGATAAATGCCGACCTCGTTCGGTTCCCTCAGGCCGATTTCGATGCAGCCGAGAGCCGCGTAATAGAGCGCCTCCCGAGGCACCTGAATGAGCGATTCGGGATCCCGGTCCGGCGGCAGCGCAATCTTGCGCTCTTTCCACAGCCGGGTCAGATGATGACGCCAGGCTTCTTGCAGCCCGACGAAGAAGAGATTCGGCCCGCCGAGCAGAAGAACATCGGGCATCGGCGTATTGCCGCGAGTGAGCGTGGCGAGATTCTGGTAGACGACGGCCTCGAAGAGCGAAGCGATGATCTCCTCGACCGAGACGCCCGCTTTGAGCAACGTATTAGCATCGGCTTCAGCGAAGATGCCGCATTTGCTGCTGATCTTATGCAGCGTGTAGCCGGCATAGCGCATCTGGGAGAGTTGTTCGAGAGGGATTTGTAGCTTCCGCGCCGTCTTCTCGATGAACGTGCCGGTGCCTCCCGAACACGCGCTTTGCATCAGCACTTGTTTGCTCCGGGAGGCGCCATCGCCGGTGAAGAAGATGGTCTTCATGTCCTCCCCACCGATTTCGCTGACGAAATTCACATTGGGATGCAGGCGCTCGACTGCCGCTGCCACGGCGACGACTTCCTGGATGACCTTTCCGCCCACAAGCGGCGCGATGACGCCCGAGCCCGATCCGGTGAAGAAGATGCGATCGCGTCCGGGCGTCAGACCATGGTCCTGTTCCAGGCGCTGAAGAAACTCCAGCACCTTCTCCGCCGTCTTCGTATTATGGCGCTCGTAGGCTTGCGCCTGAATGTCACCGGTCGAAGTCGCCAGAACGTATTTGCAGGTCGTGCTGCCAACGTCAATCCCACAGATCATCGCATCCCTCCGTCGAGAAAGATCGCCTCCTTGCGCCCTTTTCACCTCATGGCCACATCATCTCACCGAGAAGGCGGCCAGGAGAATCCACTGCTCGCACCTCCATTATCCGGTCGAAAGGGTTCATCGGCCACCCGCTGCGGGTTTCACCCGGACATCTGGCCGGGAGGACCCTACGCCAGGGCTCGTCGCCATTTCCTGGCGATGTGAACGACGTAATTGGCGGCCGTGCCCGCGTAGCCGTAGTGAGGAATTCGATAGGTGCTGCGGGTCAGTTCCGGATGGCGCGCTTCGACAGCGCGAATGGCTTCGACGGTCAGCCCCGTCTCGGCCAATGCCTGCTCGAATTCCTGCTGGGCGCGCTTTTTCGCTTCGGTCAAGATCATCTGGCAGCGTGAGAGGGCGTGAATCTCGGCGTCGCCCTTGACCTCGATCGGAGCGTAGAGCATGTCCGGATACTTGCCCTGCACCTGGGCCATGGCGCCGATGGACATGGTGTTCGGCATGCAGGAGTAGGGCGACAGCTCGCAAATCATGTGGGCTTTCTTGTGGAGATAGGCATAGAGCGCCTTGCCCACCAGCATGTGCCCCTCGCCGCCCCGCAGTTCGTAGTGATAGTAGGGATCGGCCAGGCGTTTCAGCTCCTCCTGATCGGGCAGTTCGTAGGGCAGTCCGCCGAGCGCCTGCCGGAAACGGTTATAGGTTCGATGGAAGATGTGCTCCAGGGCGCGAATGATGGCGATCTTGAGGCGTGCCCGACGCTCGTGCCTGCGGCGCTTCTCCAGCTTCAGGATCGGCGAGTGCAGCAGATAATCGAGCCACACGGCCACCGGCGGAGGAATGACTTCCGCTCCTTCCTGCTCCAGCCACCGTTTCATATTGTAGTTGCCCTCGCCCTCGTGCGTTTGCAGCCAGAATTCCCCGGTGATCTTGACCTTGGGCTTGACGCGCAACCGATCCACTTCGATGGCCTCCCACTTCTTTCTCACCCGCTCCAGCGCATCGGTGAAATAATCGGTCAGATAGTGCCAGCCGAGGATCTTCCACTTATTCCCCTCTCGCCCCTGTATCGGCCGGTTCCGAAAGACCTCGTAGAGTTCCTCGATGCTCTCCCGTAAGACCTCCTCGGTTTGTCCCGGCACGACTTCATAGGGGCGCGTGAGATATTCCATATCGGTCAGGACATCGGCGCAGAGGATCGCCCAGACCAGTCCCAGACTGAGCGCCAGGTTGATCTCCAGTCCACCCCCGGCAGCGGCTCCTTGATCGAGTTGGTTCTGGGCCAGAAGAAAGAGGCGAAAGTCTCTGAGCCCCAGACCATCGAGCGCCATCGTATAGGATTCGTGATATTGGCCGAACCGACAGGGGCCGCAGGCTCCGGCCGTAAGGAAGACATATTTGTTGACGACCTCGTCTCGACCACGACGCGCGACTTCCGATTTGAGAAAGTTGACGAGATTGCCCGTCGTGAAGATGGTGGGACAACAGGCCCCGACATCAATCAACTCTTTGCCCGCATCGAGATCGCTGCGCCGGATATTGGGCAGCGGCTGGGCATTGTAGCCCAGGTTGTGCATGGTCGCTTGGATGAGTCGTTCGTGCTTCCACGTCAATCCCCCAAAGAGGATGGTGACGTGCTGACGCTCCTCTCGGGTGAAGGGTCGCGGCTTATAGGCTGTATAGTGGGCAACTGCTTGCATAACCAGACCTCCTTCGCACCGATCATGTTGGACACACACATGCGGTCTGTGCTCGGTCAAGATGACTGAGCCGGTGATGTCTCTCCGTCAATGCCTGCGCCACATCCTGAGTCACCCTCGTGGCACAATGCGTACTCCCAAAGATCGGTGAGCCAGAGCCGCACCGGTGATGGTGTGGGCCGTATCCCTGAGCATACCTCATCGGGCACCCCGTGATTTGATTCTGATGCACCTGCACAATCATACCAATCACCTTGACAATGGCCCTCTCACCGCTTGCTCGCCCCTCTCTCCTCCGAGGGTGCCTAAAGCTTACACCGATGAGTCACCCCTGTGTCAAGCTATTTTTTACACAAAATGGCTGCAAAAATCCGACCGCCCTTTTGCCGGGCCGAGCAGCTCGTCCGCCGATCTTTCATCGCGCCATTTCCGGAGGAATGAGGACATGGCGCATGAGACGCTCGATCAAAGCGGCGCGGCGAGCGACCCGCGCCGGATGGCGCTGGGGATGATACGCGCCGAGCGGGCCGGGAATGATCGCGGCGAGAAAAGCAGCCTGGTCTATGGTAAGCGCCGATGCCGACGTGCGGAAATAGTGGCGGGCCGCCGCTTCTGCTCCGTAGATGCCATCTCCCCACTCGATCACGTTCAGATAAATCTCCAGGATCCGCCGCTTGCTCAAAAGAAGCTCCAGCTCGACGGTGATTATCGCTTCCTGCAACTTGCGCAGAGGATTGCGCGACGGGGAGAGAAAGAGGTTCTTGGCCAGTTGCTGCGTAATGGTTGAAGCTCCTCGGACAAAGCCGCGCTCCTCCCAATCTTTCTTGATCGCTTTCTGAATCTCTTCCCAATCGAATCCCGCGTGATCGAAAAATCGTGAATCCTCTCCGGCCAGTACGGCGCGCACAAGATGAGGAGAGAGCCGTTCATAAGGAACCCAGATTTGAACTCGCCGTGGTCTTTTTCCCTGTCGCCGAGCCTCCTCCTGGCGAATTTTCATGAGCGCCGTCATGGTGGGATTGGTCGTTCGGAGGCGAATGACGCGAACCAGAATCCACCCTTCATAAAGGCAGCCCGCTCCGATCAT
This DNA window, taken from Blastocatellia bacterium, encodes the following:
- a CDS encoding BadF/BadG/BcrA/BcrD ATPase family protein; amino-acid sequence: MICGIDVGSTTCKYVLATSTGDIQAQAYERHNTKTAEKVLEFLQRLEQDHGLTPGRDRIFFTGSGSGVIAPLVGGKVIQEVVAVAAAVERLHPNVNFVSEIGGEDMKTIFFTGDGASRSKQVLMQSACSGGTGTFIEKTARKLQIPLEQLSQMRYAGYTLHKISSKCGIFAEADANTLLKAGVSVEEIIASLFEAVVYQNLATLTRGNTPMPDVLLLGGPNLFFVGLQEAWRHHLTRLWKERKIALPPDRDPESLIQVPREALYYAALGCIEIGLREPNEVGIYQGTDRLRWWIEEGQYEEKKREGRRGLWATPEELASFKIKYGGGNGKGNGHGVLSPQAATSHQPVPRRSMDQVTAVIVGCDFGSTTAKAVCLTPDKEMVFSCYALSKGNPIEDAKALFRQIKDALAGREILAVGITGYGKDLLKDIIGADCAVVETIAHATAGLHFFPDADCICDVGGVDVKIMILRNGTVSDFRLNSQCSSGNGAFLQGVAERFGIPLEAIAEKAFLAQAVPQLTMGCGVFLQSDIVNQQRKGWQAEEILAGLCAILPLNVWIYAGGLNNLAQVGKKYILQGGTHKNLAVVKTQVDFIKSKVPDAEIVVHPYSGEAGAIGAALVALEWWQAGGRTRFRGFDIIENLTYKTTTSPDTVCKWCPVNCQRSFIDVELPGGKGRPWSKVPLPEGWERVIVNNSCPKGLVEDANEMRVIKEEMERTKNAYPNIADLVRKEAFRRTAA
- the mtgA gene encoding monofunctional biosynthetic peptidoglycan transglycosylase, translating into MSKQIGDMARRVIRASGRTAERRWLRRIVLLMIGAGCLYEGWILVRVIRLRTTNPTMTALMKIRQEEARRQGKRPRRVQIWVPYERLSPHLVRAVLAGEDSRFFDHAGFDWEEIQKAIKKDWEERGFVRGASTITQQLAKNLFLSPSRNPLRKLQEAIITVELELLLSKRRILEIYLNVIEWGDGIYGAEAAARHYFRTSASALTIDQAAFLAAIIPGPLGAYHPQRHPARVARRAALIERLMRHVLIPPEMAR